One stretch of Pedobacter riviphilus DNA includes these proteins:
- a CDS encoding alpha/beta fold hydrolase has translation MKNLFQMGNMLKSVLLLAIILFAAPQSKGQQLKPAESGYAPVNGLKVYYEVYGEGKPLVLLHGAFMTIETNWGQLIPELSKTRKVIAVELQGHGHTPFSDRKLDQSTLASDVEGVMNHLKVDSADVVGYSMGGSIAYKLTIQSPKRVKKLVIISSTYKSTGWRPEIAGAFKNMKPEMFANTPMKTAYDAVAPDKTNWTKFVEKMIVFAGTPFDMGDANIAKITSPVLIIAGDNDGLDKIELIKTYQLLGGDKFADMGEMPKSHLAIVPAQGHVSLMMQTKTISAYLNDFLK, from the coding sequence ATGAAAAATTTATTCCAAATGGGTAATATGCTTAAATCAGTACTACTCCTCGCAATCATCCTGTTTGCAGCACCTCAGTCGAAAGGACAACAGCTTAAACCTGCCGAGAGTGGTTATGCACCGGTTAATGGTCTTAAAGTTTATTACGAAGTATACGGTGAGGGTAAACCGTTGGTATTACTACACGGTGCATTTATGACCATCGAAACAAACTGGGGGCAATTAATACCCGAATTATCGAAAACCAGGAAAGTGATCGCTGTTGAATTGCAGGGCCATGGGCACACACCATTTTCAGACCGGAAATTAGACCAGTCTACCCTGGCCAGTGATGTGGAAGGAGTAATGAATCACTTAAAAGTAGACAGTGCCGATGTTGTAGGCTATAGCATGGGTGGCTCTATAGCTTACAAGTTGACCATACAAAGCCCTAAACGCGTAAAAAAATTAGTAATCATTTCTTCAACTTATAAAAGTACTGGCTGGAGGCCCGAAATAGCAGGTGCATTTAAAAATATGAAACCTGAAATGTTTGCAAATACGCCTATGAAAACGGCCTATGATGCGGTAGCGCCTGACAAAACAAATTGGACAAAATTTGTAGAAAAGATGATTGTTTTTGCCGGGACACCATTCGATATGGGAGACGCCAATATTGCGAAAATTACTTCGCCCGTATTAATCATCGCAGGTGATAATGATGGCCTGGATAAAATAGAGCTGATCAAAACCTACCAGCTGCTGGGCGGCGACAAATTTGCCGATATGGGGGAGATGCCAAAATCGCACTTGGCTATTGTTCCTGCTCAGGGGCATGTAAGCTTAATGATGCAAACGAAAACTATATCAGCTTACCTAAATGATTTTTTAAAGTAA
- a CDS encoding DUF6660 family protein, whose protein sequence is MKNFVFLFSVYLILLGFMPCQDKEDMVSKSHTESIVHSDQSKAEHMHGESCPPFCSCACCSVGQHFPTEKLTDLIVPVFRKPYPVFQCSALKKQPLDIWQPPKLV, encoded by the coding sequence GTGAAAAACTTTGTATTCCTTTTTTCTGTTTACCTGATCCTTCTGGGCTTTATGCCTTGCCAGGACAAGGAAGATATGGTTTCCAAGTCACACACAGAAAGCATTGTGCATAGCGATCAATCAAAAGCTGAGCATATGCACGGAGAATCCTGTCCACCATTCTGCAGCTGTGCCTGCTGCTCTGTTGGTCAGCACTTTCCAACCGAAAAGTTAACAGACCTGATTGTACCGGTATTCCGGAAACCATATCCGGTTTTCCAATGCTCTGCATTGAAAAAACAACCACTCGATATCTGGCAACCACCTAAACTCGTTTAA